A single region of the Fimbriimonadia bacterium genome encodes:
- a CDS encoding cupin domain-containing protein codes for MDKMEKRNMASPDETREFPKGKLDLITVGGVTFGRATLDPGWRWSESVKPIAQTESCLAPHTQYHVSGRLRVRMDDGSEEEFGPGDVAKLPPGHDAWVVGNDPVVLIDVTGMGEYATR; via the coding sequence ATGGACAAGATGGAGAAGAGGAACATGGCTTCTCCCGACGAGACGCGAGAGTTCCCGAAAGGCAAGCTCGACCTAATCACCGTAGGGGGTGTCACTTTCGGTCGTGCGACGCTCGACCCCGGCTGGCGGTGGTCGGAGTCGGTCAAGCCGATCGCTCAGACCGAGAGCTGCCTCGCCCCGCACACCCAGTATCACGTGTCCGGCAGGCTGCGCGTCCGGATGGACGACGGTAGCGAAGAGGAATTCGGGCCCGGAGACGTAGCCAAGCTTCCGCCAGGCCACGACGCTTGGGTCGTCGGGAACGATCCCGTAGTCCTGATTGATGTGACCGGCATGGGTGAATACGCCACTCGCTAG
- the ispH gene encoding 4-hydroxy-3-methylbut-2-enyl diphosphate reductase: MKRRAKRKHRVVLGDAYGYCFGVRRAVEIVERVRAERSGNLTTLGPIIHNPQVVAKHKEMGIGFCGSLDEVKDGIVVMSAHGVGPKTIADAKDKGLDIVDVTCPFVTKVHKAAQKMVQEGYEIVILGDQGHTEVRGVIGSIEAAGGKYTVVSGPEDIEKVGLPRKVGVVSQTTQQGETFAALVGALTKVAFEVRAVNTICGATDELQASALQLANQVDVVLVIGGKNSANTRRLRDIIEKANTPAYHIETVDEIQDEWLEHAETVGVTAGASTPDFVIDEVLDFLSHGEAVVPKDRGHYDIQGDVTDKLSAYKIK, encoded by the coding sequence GTGAAGCGGCGAGCAAAGAGGAAGCATCGGGTCGTTCTAGGCGATGCCTACGGATACTGCTTCGGCGTGCGCCGGGCGGTAGAGATCGTGGAACGCGTGCGGGCCGAGCGTAGCGGCAACCTGACGACGCTGGGCCCGATCATTCACAACCCGCAGGTGGTCGCGAAGCATAAGGAGATGGGGATCGGCTTCTGCGGTAGCCTGGACGAGGTGAAAGACGGCATAGTCGTGATGTCCGCTCACGGCGTCGGGCCGAAGACCATCGCAGATGCCAAGGACAAGGGCTTGGACATCGTAGATGTGACGTGCCCGTTCGTCACCAAGGTTCACAAAGCGGCCCAGAAGATGGTGCAAGAGGGGTACGAGATCGTCATTCTGGGCGACCAGGGCCACACCGAGGTGCGCGGGGTCATTGGGTCCATCGAGGCCGCGGGGGGCAAGTACACAGTGGTCTCCGGCCCAGAGGACATCGAGAAAGTGGGCTTGCCGCGCAAGGTTGGCGTAGTCAGTCAGACCACGCAGCAGGGGGAAACTTTCGCGGCACTCGTCGGCGCCTTGACTAAGGTGGCCTTCGAGGTGCGGGCAGTGAACACGATTTGCGGCGCGACGGACGAGCTGCAGGCTTCGGCGTTGCAGCTAGCCAATCAGGTGGACGTCGTGCTGGTCATCGGAGGGAAGAACAGCGCCAACACCCGCCGACTGCGGGACATCATCGAGAAGGCGAATACCCCCGCCTATCACATTGAAACGGTGGACGAGATCCAAGACGAATGGCTCGAGCATGCGGAAACCGTAGGTGTGACGGCAGGGGCTAGCACGCCGGACTTCGTGATTGACGAGGTGCTGGACTTCCTGTCGCACGGAGAGGCAGTGGTGCCCAAGGATCGCGGTCACTACGACATCCAAGGCGACGTGACCGACAAGCTTAGCGCATACAAGATCAAGTAG
- a CDS encoding glycosidase — MKLSRSPFDELFVRHPQNPILSAQRWPYGANTVFNPAATLLKDGSTLLLVRVEDRRGHSHLTAARSRDGITGWVVDQKPTFSPDPVNFPEELWGVEDPRIVYLEELGKYSICYTAYSAGGPLVSLALTEDFRTFERRGVIMPPEDKDASLLPRKFGGRWALIHRPVPAFIGAGANIWISFSPDLTHWGNSQVVIEARRGAWWDANKIGLSPPPIETPEGWLVMYHGVRVTPSGSIYRLGLALLDLDNPTKMIRRGPSWVFSPEEDYERVGDVPDVVFPCGTTYHANTDEVYMYYGAADTAVALAIGKLRHLIDWLMTEGEPC, encoded by the coding sequence ATGAAGCTAAGCCGTTCTCCGTTCGACGAGTTGTTCGTCCGCCATCCCCAAAACCCGATTCTTTCCGCCCAGCGCTGGCCGTACGGGGCCAACACGGTCTTCAATCCCGCAGCCACGCTGTTGAAAGACGGTTCCACGCTGCTGCTGGTCCGGGTCGAGGACCGGAGGGGGCACTCGCACCTAACGGCCGCCCGCAGCCGCGACGGGATCACGGGCTGGGTCGTGGACCAGAAACCGACCTTCTCGCCGGATCCGGTGAACTTCCCCGAGGAGCTGTGGGGCGTCGAAGACCCCCGCATCGTGTACCTCGAGGAGCTGGGCAAGTATTCGATCTGCTATACGGCGTACTCGGCGGGCGGCCCGTTGGTCTCCTTGGCGCTCACCGAGGACTTTCGTACCTTTGAGCGGCGTGGGGTCATCATGCCGCCCGAAGACAAGGACGCTTCCCTGCTTCCGCGCAAGTTCGGCGGGCGATGGGCGCTCATCCACAGGCCGGTGCCGGCTTTCATCGGCGCGGGAGCCAACATCTGGATCTCGTTCTCGCCCGACCTCACACACTGGGGCAACAGCCAGGTGGTCATCGAGGCACGCAGAGGCGCGTGGTGGGACGCAAACAAAATCGGCCTCTCGCCGCCACCCATCGAAACTCCTGAAGGTTGGCTGGTGATGTATCACGGCGTTCGGGTCACGCCTTCAGGCTCGATCTACCGGCTCGGTCTCGCCCTGCTCGACCTGGACAATCCGACGAAGATGATCCGGCGGGGGCCGAGCTGGGTGTTCTCGCCGGAAGAGGACTACGAGCGGGTCGGAGACGTTCCGGACGTCGTGTTCCCCTGCGGCACCACGTACCATGCAAACACGGACGAGGTGTACATGTACTATGGGGCCGCAGACACTGCGGTGGCGTTGGCAATCGGGAAGCTCCGGCACCTGATTGACTGGCTGATGACGGAAGGCGAGCCCTGCTGA
- a CDS encoding PIG-L family deacetylase — MFLLTAAAVYYGELHLTVRATPKPISALLPQPRAGERLLVLAPHPDDEVLGCGGLIQRALANGADVTVAVITNGEAFEPSVALEERTLEPSREDYREYAAKRRLESREALRQLGLPNARLRFLGYPDKGLANLWSKHWSEPVRTRLAARDGDPSRLPTGSDLADDLFALLLETKPDRIFVTHPLDDHLDHAMACAFLQVALLRYASEVRERPRLYGYLIHRGDWPIPQGRYPEASLKPPSNLDDRAALYLPLTEEEIAAKGLALRSYASQTRLLGRFLSSFVRANELFFEVPQPIRVSHRRIALGDASTEWAGLEPVSKEPVADKLVRNIVPGLDVEAVYAAASAGLLHLRFDLAGRIARSGEYRVLARWFDAEGQSVHFDEKSIRPSRGAQGERVYWRNNTLEMSLPIPAKDAEWAAVRMETRLLRLTNDRTPTIFLRLPRFGD, encoded by the coding sequence GTGTTCCTGCTCACGGCAGCCGCCGTCTATTACGGCGAGCTACATCTGACGGTCCGCGCCACGCCCAAGCCGATCAGCGCACTTCTGCCACAGCCCCGCGCCGGAGAACGCCTACTCGTGCTCGCCCCACACCCGGACGACGAGGTTTTGGGCTGTGGTGGCCTGATCCAACGTGCACTGGCCAACGGTGCCGACGTCACGGTTGCCGTGATAACCAACGGGGAAGCGTTCGAACCGAGCGTTGCGCTGGAAGAGCGTACCCTGGAGCCTTCTCGCGAGGACTATCGGGAGTATGCCGCCAAGCGCCGTTTGGAGAGCCGAGAGGCCTTGCGCCAGCTCGGCCTGCCGAACGCCCGGCTACGGTTCCTGGGCTACCCGGACAAGGGTCTTGCCAACCTCTGGAGTAAGCACTGGAGCGAGCCTGTACGCACTCGATTGGCAGCGCGCGACGGTGACCCCTCGCGGTTGCCGACAGGCAGCGATCTCGCCGACGACCTATTCGCTCTCCTCCTCGAGACCAAACCCGATCGCATCTTCGTTACCCACCCCTTAGATGATCATCTGGATCACGCGATGGCATGCGCTTTCCTGCAAGTTGCACTCCTTCGATACGCGTCCGAGGTACGAGAGCGGCCTCGGCTCTACGGCTACTTGATCCATCGCGGTGATTGGCCCATCCCACAAGGGCGCTATCCCGAGGCGTCGCTCAAGCCGCCGAGTAACCTCGACGACCGCGCCGCCCTGTACCTCCCGCTGACGGAGGAGGAGATTGCGGCGAAGGGTCTGGCCTTGCGCTCCTATGCCTCGCAGACGCGCTTGCTGGGCCGTTTCCTTAGTAGCTTCGTGCGTGCCAACGAGTTGTTCTTCGAAGTTCCCCAGCCAATTCGAGTTTCGCACCGACGCATCGCGCTAGGCGACGCGAGCACCGAGTGGGCAGGCCTGGAACCCGTGTCGAAGGAGCCCGTGGCCGACAAGCTGGTGCGGAACATCGTGCCGGGCCTAGACGTGGAGGCTGTGTACGCTGCGGCGTCGGCGGGACTGCTGCATCTACGCTTCGACTTGGCGGGGCGGATTGCACGTTCGGGGGAGTATCGTGTCCTGGCTAGGTGGTTCGATGCCGAGGGGCAGAGCGTGCACTTCGACGAAAAGAGCATTCGACCGAGCCGAGGCGCGCAGGGAGAGCGGGTGTACTGGCGCAACAACACGCTGGAGATGTCTCTACCCATTCCCGCCAAAGACGCCGAGTGGGCCGCTGTCCGGATGGAGACGCGCCTCCTCCGTCTGACCAATGACCGCACCCCGACCATCTTCCTCCGCCTGCCACGTTTCGGCGACTAA
- a CDS encoding PDZ domain-containing protein has protein sequence MKLISTRLIVVALLTWPLVPCIAQTLDEADRAAMLERIASTLADKAYDPAGKLKEWPKLMEEYKPKLDDAKDDATFIGLLREALASTKVSHLQILTPATMQYLVTQKLVGIGAYGDHVGGEIVVTELAPGSPADECGVEIGDTIMSVNDARPTNAGLFAQAGTTVGIQYRKPDGSIHRRRVRVRAFEYRPPNAFYAVTPRTAYIRVRSFMDGGYSTTWVRETMKDAVKFENIIVDLRDNGGGTLSYLADLCSYFLRPGTSLGLFITKKGLEMTEAQPYTPTAKSLSAFQDLAAIEKAGRLELFSPKPAYGPFRGKLILMVNGNSGSAAEIAAGALVEAGRPLAVIGMPSAGVVLASKSEPIGKSYMLQYPAADYLTPLGIRLEANPVQPTHRVTGLEVAMALQRGEMDPAIALALELFGDPGR, from the coding sequence ATGAAGCTGATCTCCACGCGTCTGATCGTTGTTGCCCTGCTCACCTGGCCCCTCGTTCCGTGCATCGCGCAGACCCTTGACGAGGCCGACCGCGCGGCAATGCTCGAGCGCATCGCTTCCACTCTCGCTGACAAGGCGTACGACCCTGCCGGGAAGCTGAAGGAGTGGCCGAAGCTGATGGAGGAGTACAAGCCGAAGCTGGACGACGCGAAGGACGATGCCACCTTCATTGGGCTGCTGCGTGAAGCGCTCGCGTCCACCAAGGTGTCCCACCTCCAGATACTGACGCCCGCTACGATGCAGTATCTGGTCACTCAGAAACTGGTCGGCATTGGAGCGTACGGCGATCACGTAGGTGGGGAAATCGTGGTCACGGAGCTTGCCCCTGGGTCGCCAGCGGACGAGTGCGGCGTGGAGATCGGCGACACCATCATGTCGGTGAACGACGCGAGGCCGACGAACGCAGGGCTCTTCGCCCAGGCGGGCACCACCGTAGGCATCCAGTACCGAAAGCCGGACGGCTCGATCCATCGTCGGCGGGTGCGCGTGCGCGCCTTCGAGTACCGACCGCCCAACGCGTTTTACGCTGTGACTCCACGCACGGCCTACATCCGCGTCCGCTCGTTCATGGACGGCGGGTACAGCACGACCTGGGTCCGCGAAACCATGAAGGACGCCGTGAAGTTCGAGAACATCATCGTGGACCTCCGCGACAACGGCGGTGGAACGTTGTCGTATCTCGCGGATCTGTGCAGTTACTTCCTGCGTCCTGGGACTTCCCTCGGGCTCTTCATTACGAAGAAAGGTCTGGAGATGACGGAGGCTCAGCCCTACACGCCAACCGCGAAGTCGTTGTCGGCTTTTCAGGACCTTGCCGCCATCGAGAAAGCGGGCCGCCTGGAGCTGTTCTCTCCGAAACCGGCTTACGGCCCGTTTCGCGGCAAGCTGATTTTGATGGTCAATGGGAACTCGGGCAGCGCCGCAGAGATTGCCGCCGGAGCACTCGTCGAAGCCGGGCGACCGCTCGCGGTGATCGGCATGCCCTCTGCGGGCGTGGTGTTGGCCAGCAAGTCCGAGCCGATCGGCAAGAGCTACATGCTGCAGTATCCCGCTGCGGACTACCTGACCCCTCTCGGTATTCGCCTGGAGGCGAACCCGGTTCAGCCGACTCATCGAGTTACGGGCTTGGAGGTTGCGATGGCGCTGCAGCGAGGGGAGATGGACCCGGCGATTGCGCTGGCGTTGGAGCTGTTCGGGGACCCGGGGCGATGA